The genomic window TTCCCTGATGCTCTCCAGCAGCAACTCCACAGCGTTCCGGTCTAGTCCAGTGGTAGGCTCATCTAGGAGAACAAGCGAGTAGCCGTCCGTCTGCGCGAACACTCGCGCCAAAGCGAtacgctgcagctggccacCGCTAAACTGTGGGTGATCGACGCTCTCGATGAAGGTGCTGAACGGGTTTTTTAGAAAACTTGCGCACCcgctcttcgccgccgcgtccGTGACACGTCGATGCAATTCCGCGaaagccgctgcagcggttgGCGACTGAGGAACGTGGCCCAGTGGAAGCATGGGTTTCGACGCACCTGCGTCAGCCATACTAGTGCCCAAGTCCGATAAATTGGTAAGCAAAATGTTCTCCGCCACCGTGCCCATGAAAatcgcgtgctgctgctctaaCAGCACGACTCTACGCTGCGTGTGTactgtgcctgtgcgtggcCGCAGCAGACCAcacagcagccgtagacagGTGCTCTTACCACACCCGCTAGGACCGTAAAGCACAGTGATGCCCCCAACAACAGCCGTGATGCTCACCTGCGACACGCCGTTACTGTGCTGACTGCCCATGGCGCTGCCCAGGTGCTTCTCCAAAGCGGCTACAGCGTTGCCCGCACCAGTGGCGCCGTTCACCTCGCTGAAGAAAGCTGGCACCTCTGGGTATGAGAAGCTCACGTGATCCAGATCTACAGCTGCCGAGGCGGACTCCTGCACGTCGACCACGGCCTCGGGggtggccgcggcgccgccctctcccGTGGTGACAGCGAGCGGCTCCGAGTACCAGCGCAGTATCGAATGCAACGTCCTGAGACGCCCGAGCGTGGCGCGCAGCTGACTCACAGAAGATGAAAGCGACGCAAGTGTGTTTACGAACGATTGAAAGCACGCAAAGTACAAGATTGTGTGTCGCATGTCAAGCTGACCCTTCTGCTGGTAGTAGTTCGACAGCCCGAGCGCCACCACAAGGATGAGACGGGTGAGGCCGGAGCTGACGGCGGTGTAGCCGTGGATGCTACGGTTAAGGCTGTTTGTGAGCCGCCGTACCTGCGCCAATCGGTCTGCCATGCGACTCAGTACAAAATCGCTGCAACCAAAGACGAGAACGGTCTGACTGCGCTGCAGAACGTTCGCGATGTACGACTGCAcgctcgcctcctcagcTGTCACGCAGCAGCCCTGGCGATGCAGCGACATCccttgaaaaaaaaagagacactGAACGAGCACCACACCGACTAGAATGGTCAGGGTCAGCTGataggagagaaagagcatTACGGCAAAGAAGCCGACTGTGTACATTACTTGCGAGAGCACGTTTGTGAGCAGCTCGCCCGTCGTATCGCTCAAGGCGCGTCCACTGGCGGTGatgagctgcgccagcttcACCGCGCTCACGACTGTGACGCGCTCGGGGTGTAGGGTAAGAAGAATACGATGTACGCTGTCCTTCATCAAAGCGTTTTGCGCTCCCGACCCCGCGTAGTACGCGGCCAGGTGAGCGAGCAGAGAAGTCGCATGATAGCATGCGATCGCCATTGCCATGAGGAGGCAACGGCACAGAATTCCTTCAACGTAGGGAGATGGCCACGCCGCGGCCTCTGCGCCAGTTCcgacaacaacagcaccgcACACAACGCGCAAAACAGCAAAGAAGATTGGAAGTAGCGGCTTGCAGATGCGCTCGCTGAGCGCACCGAGGCCTAGAAAGGAGAACTGATCCGCACCCTCTGCAGACATCCCAAGCCCGTACACCCCCGGGGCTGCCGCCGGCGATGTGGCGCGAGAGTCCTCGACAGTGTGCGAGACACCGTTCAGAGTCTTTGTGATCGTCTCCATGCCGTACGACACAATCTCTTCGGCGAGGGCCGGAATCGAAATGCTCAACAGAGTTGCGCAAGCCATGAAGAAGCCGGAGACGAGTATGATGCGCTGCTCACATACCATGTAGCGGTAAGCAAACTGCACGAGCTGCCACGTACCAACAGCCTCCTCAGCGGGAGCCGTCGTCGGGGATGATACCATCGGCACCGACGGTGAATTCGAATCTGCCAACTTCGCAGTGGACATGACAGAGAGTTCTTCCTAGATGAAGCAGATGTAGGGAAGAGTGCATTGTTGGATGTCCGTTTGCACACAGAGCGAGCAACAGAGccaacgaaagagaaaaggaaaaaacgAACACAacgggagagggagagcaaacGCGGAGAGAATGACTGAAATGCATGTAACAGTCCCATTAGCGGCGTCTTGCTGGCCACGTTAGTATCGGAGCCGTGACACAAACGCAAGGCAAGAAGTGGTCCGCTAAATTGAGGTGAATGAAAATGCCGTTGTTTCGTTTTGGTGCCACTGATGTGGGGGAAATTCAACGCTGCTGGTcagcagagaaaaggcgtGGGAATAAAAtaaacaaaacaaaaaggccACAGCACCGcgggtgtgcgcgtgggtgttgTGGGTGGCTGCTTCTCTCGTATGTTCTCAGTCCCCCGTGCAGCTTTTACGTTTTGTTGTCCAGTCAGCTCGTGTAaagcacccacacacacacacacacacacgacccAATCAGAATATCGGTACGCCAATAATGGCATCACAACAACAAGTGAGTCAGTTGAAAACTTCTATGTCGGTGTGAACGCATCatgtgtcggtgtgtgtgtgtaggggggaaTCTTACACAAGAGACACCAGCAGCTCAGCGGTATTCCTTTGCTGATTTGAGTTGCCGAAACTGACTGAGCAAAGATGCCAAGCCAGCTCGCCTCACAGCACAGCTACTCACACAAGttcttcgccctcttcccAGCCCCCGCCTCCTCAGAGTACAGTTTCAATTCTTCCGAATCTGGCACTCCCGTAATGCGGTGGAGCTGATCAGTTCGCCGGTGGGCGATCGCACCTGTGGAATTGAAATTCCTACCATCGGGGCCAAGCCGCCATTTGCAGCGCGCATCTCATTGATGACGCCGATCGAATTCGCCGTCTCCGGCgacaccaccagcgcctcgaCCTCGGGGATACTCTTTGTGCCCCCGCTTACCTCTGAGATTGgcgccagctccagctccagGTCCGGCCGCATGTGGTGCAAGAACTGCGTCACGTGCTCCATGCGCACCTCCATCGACTGCAGTGACTCTGCAAACCTCTTCTTTGTCAAGAGCGACGCATCCGTCACGCCGACACGCAACTTCTGCATCGTGTACAGTGCGGCAGTCGAAAGGAGCACCTTGTGACCGGAGTGGAAGTGGTCAAAGGTGCCGCCGACAGCGACGTACGTGTAGTGGGGTTGGAACCCCTCCGCGTCTCGCATGAAGCTCTTGTCCAGCAACTTCCACTCTTGCAGTACTGCCGCCACATCGGCGTACAGCTCAATAGAATCACCAGCGCTGCGTTGCAGCCCGCTGaactgtcgctgctgctgatgctgttgTGAGAGTGCAGGGGATGAGGAGGTCCCGGACACGTGCATTTCTTCCTTTTTTGCTGTGCCTATTACAGGAATTATGCTAATGGAGAGCTGTGGGCATACCTCGAGAACGGCACTGTACAGGTACACGCTATGCTCCAGaaaggtgctgcggtgccgatTGTGGATAGCAAGATACACATCGACGCTGCGGCCGTGGCCGCAG from Leishmania panamensis strain MHOM/PA/94/PSC-1 chromosome 32 sequence includes these protein-coding regions:
- a CDS encoding ABC transporter-like protein (TriTrypDB/GeneDB-style sysID: LpmP.32.2180); the protein is MSTAKLADSNSPSVPMVSSPTTAPAEEAVGTWQLVQFAYRYMVCEQRIILVSGFFMACATLLSISIPALAEEIVSYGMETITKTLNGVSHTVEDSRATSPAAAPGVYGLGMSAEGADQFSFLGLGALSERICKPLLPIFFAVLRVVCGAVVVGTGAEAAAWPSPYVEGILCRCLLMAMAIACYHATSLLAHLAAYYAGSGAQNALMKDSVHRILLTLHPERVTVVSAVKLAQLITASGRALSDTTGELLTNVLSQVMYTVGFFAVMLFLSYQLTLTILVGVVLVQCLFFFQGMSLHRQGCCVTAEEASVQSYIANVLQRSQTVLVFGCSDFVLSRMADRLAQVRRLTNSLNRSIHGYTAVSSGLTRLILVVALGLSNYYQQKGQLDMRHTILYFACFQSFVNTLASLSSSVSQLRATLGRLRTLHSILRWYSEPLAVTTGEGGAAATPEAVVDVQESASAAVDLDHVSFSYPEVPAFFSEVNGATGAGNAVAALEKHLGSAMGSQHSNGVSQVSITAVVGGITVLYGPSGCGKSTCLRLLCGLLRPRTGTVHTQRRVVLLEQQHAIFMGTVAENILLTNLSDLGTSMADAGASKPMLPLGHVPQSPTAAAAFAELHRRVTDAAAKSGCASFLKNPFSTFIESVDHPQFSGGQLQRIALARVFAQTDGYSLVLLDEPTTGLDRNAVELLLESIRELRDTHHKTVLISTHDHRVAEVADKVIDMSTSAVETR
- a CDS encoding hypothetical protein (TriTrypDB/GeneDB-style sysID: LpmP.32.2190), with product MTPSVLLSTSCEKDVNAKSLVAYLIRSVLTPIATKAAKATDSASAASELARYCCPHTELHCGHGRSVDVYLAIHNRHRSTFLEHSVYLYSAVLEVCPQLSISIIPVIGTAKKEEMHVSGTSSSPALSQQHQQQRQFSGLQRSAGDSIELYADVAAVLQEWKLLDKSFMRDAEGFQPHYTYVAVGGTFDHFHSGHKVLLSTAALYTMQKLRVGVTDASLLTKKRFAESLQSMEVRMEHVTQFLHHMRPDLELELAPISEVSGGTKSIPEVEALVVSPETANSIGVINEMRAANGGLAPMVGISIPQVRSPTGELISSTALRECQIRKN